The proteins below are encoded in one region of Halorhodospira halochloris:
- the ligA gene encoding NAD-dependent DNA ligase LigA, protein MSEIDNSKDYAAVQQQVEQLRREIAEHDYRYYVLDRPSIADSEYDALFAELRRLEQSHPELITADSPTQRVAGSPQSELATLHHDSPMLSLDNAFEPGDLDDFDRRIRELSGAEQIAYTGEPKLDGISLSLTYVDGQLVRAGTRGDGRAGEDVTANVRTIGSVPLRLRGSGYPARFEVRGEVVIRKADFEALNEQRWQAGERPFANPRNAAAGSLRQLDPRITAKRPLTLFVFGVGEPRATGALSHWQVLQWLSKWGFRVSEPLRSLSGVEECHRFHQQLIEQRDELEFEIDGAVFKVDDLATRDELGFTARAPRWAIAFKLPAREATTTVRQIVPSVGRTGKITPLARLEPVDIGGVTVSRASLHNADELARKDVREGDTVMVRRAGDVIPEITDVVLDKRPGEAQPWRFEERVRACPQCGAEVVRLAGEAAHRCVGGLSCPAQLEGAVQHFASRRALDIDGLGEKIIEQLVAKGLVRDVADLFYLRHEQLAGLERMGDKSADNLLNALARARRSSLDRFIYALGIMHVGEVTAQRLAAAASTLCQEIAPADSADDSRGASVLLRQYLGLPEQSHITSEALLRIMAAPVEELEQLEDIGPVVAQSIVRFFAEEHNRGVIERLCAAGVSWPEPRQPGGSAGEAGGEQAPLSGKSIVLTGSLQGMTRSEAKAAIERQGGKVTGSVSRRTDYVVAGEDAGSKLSKARELGITVLDEGEFTQLCSKDC, encoded by the coding sequence GTGAGCGAAATCGATAATTCAAAAGACTACGCTGCAGTGCAGCAACAAGTCGAGCAGTTACGCCGCGAAATCGCCGAACACGATTATCGCTACTATGTGCTTGATCGGCCAAGCATAGCCGACTCCGAGTACGATGCCCTCTTTGCCGAACTGCGGCGCCTTGAGCAAAGCCACCCGGAACTGATAACTGCCGATTCGCCGACCCAGCGGGTTGCGGGGAGTCCGCAGAGTGAGCTGGCAACACTCCATCATGACAGTCCTATGCTCTCCCTGGACAATGCCTTCGAACCGGGCGATCTCGACGACTTTGACCGGCGGATTCGGGAACTCAGTGGCGCTGAACAGATAGCCTACACCGGTGAACCCAAACTCGATGGCATCTCCCTGAGCCTGACCTACGTTGATGGGCAGCTAGTGCGCGCGGGCACCCGCGGTGACGGGCGGGCTGGTGAGGATGTTACCGCTAATGTCCGTACCATTGGCAGTGTACCGTTGCGCCTGCGTGGTAGCGGCTACCCTGCGCGCTTTGAGGTGCGCGGCGAGGTTGTGATCCGCAAGGCGGATTTCGAGGCACTCAATGAGCAGCGTTGGCAAGCCGGGGAGCGCCCATTCGCCAATCCGCGCAACGCTGCTGCCGGTTCGCTGCGTCAGCTCGATCCACGGATTACCGCCAAGCGCCCGTTAACCCTCTTTGTCTTCGGGGTAGGCGAGCCGCGTGCTACCGGTGCGCTCAGCCACTGGCAGGTTCTCCAGTGGCTAAGCAAGTGGGGTTTTCGGGTAAGTGAGCCGCTGCGCAGCCTCAGCGGAGTAGAGGAGTGCCACCGCTTCCATCAGCAGCTCATTGAGCAGCGTGATGAGCTAGAGTTCGAGATCGATGGCGCGGTGTTCAAGGTAGATGATTTGGCGACGCGTGACGAGCTCGGCTTTACTGCCCGTGCCCCGCGCTGGGCTATTGCCTTTAAGCTGCCGGCCCGTGAGGCGACAACTACGGTTCGCCAGATCGTCCCCTCGGTGGGTCGCACCGGTAAGATCACCCCGTTGGCCCGCTTGGAGCCGGTCGATATCGGTGGGGTAACGGTTTCGCGAGCGAGTCTGCATAATGCCGATGAACTGGCGCGCAAAGATGTCCGTGAAGGGGATACGGTGATGGTGCGCCGGGCCGGCGATGTCATCCCCGAGATTACCGATGTGGTCCTTGATAAGCGCCCAGGCGAGGCGCAGCCCTGGCGTTTTGAGGAGCGTGTGAGGGCTTGTCCGCAGTGCGGGGCTGAAGTGGTGCGCCTTGCCGGTGAGGCGGCCCATCGGTGTGTCGGCGGGCTCTCCTGTCCGGCGCAGCTTGAGGGAGCGGTGCAGCATTTCGCCTCGCGCCGGGCCTTGGATATAGATGGCCTCGGCGAAAAGATAATCGAGCAGCTGGTTGCTAAGGGGCTGGTTCGGGATGTCGCCGATCTTTTTTACTTGCGCCACGAACAGCTCGCCGGCTTGGAGAGGATGGGCGATAAATCGGCGGATAATCTTCTCAACGCCCTGGCTCGAGCCCGGCGGAGTAGTCTCGATAGGTTCATCTATGCGCTCGGTATTATGCACGTCGGCGAAGTGACTGCGCAGCGCTTAGCGGCTGCGGCGAGCACTTTGTGCCAAGAGATAGCCCCTGCGGATAGTGCAGATGATAGCAGGGGGGCTAGCGTGCTATTGCGCCAGTATTTGGGGCTGCCAGAGCAATCGCATATCACTAGCGAGGCGTTGTTGCGGATCATGGCTGCACCGGTTGAAGAGCTTGAGCAGCTTGAGGATATCGGACCGGTAGTCGCGCAGTCGATCGTTCGCTTTTTTGCCGAAGAGCATAACCGTGGGGTAATTGAGCGCCTTTGTGCTGCCGGGGTAAGCTGGCCGGAACCGCGGCAGCCAGGCGGCTCTGCGGGCGAAGCTGGTGGAGAGCAGGCGCCTTTGTCCGGCAAGAGCATTGTCTTAACCGGCAGCCTACAGGGTATGACGAGAAGCGAGGCCAAGGCGGCTATAGAACGGCAGGGCGGGAAGGTAACCGGTAGCGTCTCGCGACGGACCGATTATGTGGTTGCTGGCGAAGATGCCGGCAGTAAACTGTCCAAAGCCCGGGAGTTAGGGATTACGGTTTTGGATGAGGGGGAATTCACTCAATTATGTTCAAAAGACTGTTGA
- a CDS encoding efflux RND transporter periplasmic adaptor subunit: MLRQILGAVARRWVWLLSACIAAGAAAIFLIEGGPADGERDRDGRGVAVEVGTIERRDMRDIRRLDGSLEALSSYEVAPKIGAEIRSVEVRIGDVVEQGDLLARLDQREIEQEVAQAEAELEVARAELAERESTLQNAERELSRTRDLREREIASAADLEAAEAQVAAERSRKQLAEARIAQRQAALSAARIRLSFTEIRADWEGGEGERVVGERFIDPGATVSANEPILSLLDLSELRAVTFVSERDYGLISPGQGAQLSVSAYPQASFDAEVVRLAPLFQAGTRQARVELRVPNPQGLLRPGMFTRVSLQVDKIEDALTVPYDAIARRGGRTVIYPVTPEQDEDGEEVLKARQVAVEVGLRSDSRVVVRPVDEELGEGAQVVTLGQHLIGEQAEVEIVGEQLEAL; the protein is encoded by the coding sequence ATGTTAAGACAGATCCTAGGGGCGGTTGCCCGGCGCTGGGTGTGGTTGCTCAGCGCCTGTATAGCGGCTGGCGCCGCGGCTATTTTTCTGATTGAAGGCGGCCCCGCTGATGGTGAGCGGGACCGCGATGGCCGAGGCGTTGCCGTTGAAGTAGGTACTATCGAGCGGCGAGATATGCGCGATATTCGACGCCTCGATGGTAGCTTGGAGGCGCTCTCCTCTTACGAGGTTGCGCCTAAAATCGGTGCAGAGATACGCAGTGTTGAGGTGCGTATCGGGGATGTTGTTGAGCAGGGCGATCTGCTCGCCCGGCTTGATCAGCGGGAGATAGAACAAGAGGTTGCCCAGGCTGAGGCCGAACTCGAGGTGGCGCGGGCCGAGCTTGCAGAGCGCGAATCGACGCTGCAGAACGCTGAGCGAGAGCTGTCCCGTACCCGTGACCTGCGTGAACGTGAGATTGCCTCAGCGGCAGACCTTGAGGCCGCTGAGGCGCAAGTGGCCGCCGAGCGTAGCCGTAAGCAGCTCGCTGAGGCCCGCATAGCGCAACGCCAGGCCGCCTTGAGTGCAGCGCGTATTCGCCTGTCATTCACCGAGATCCGTGCCGACTGGGAAGGGGGCGAGGGTGAGCGGGTGGTCGGTGAGCGCTTTATCGACCCAGGGGCTACTGTCAGCGCCAACGAACCCATTCTCTCATTGCTCGATCTCTCCGAGCTGCGTGCAGTGACGTTCGTCTCCGAGCGCGATTATGGGCTTATCAGCCCCGGGCAAGGTGCTCAGTTGAGTGTTTCCGCTTACCCGCAGGCCAGTTTTGATGCCGAAGTGGTGCGTTTGGCCCCGCTATTTCAGGCCGGAACCCGGCAAGCCCGTGTCGAGTTGCGAGTGCCGAATCCGCAAGGTCTATTGCGCCCAGGTATGTTCACGCGTGTCTCCTTGCAAGTCGATAAGATCGAAGACGCCTTGACCGTGCCCTACGATGCCATCGCCCGACGTGGGGGCAGGACGGTGATTTACCCGGTAACTCCCGAGCAAGACGAGGATGGCGAAGAAGTCCTTAAGGCGCGACAGGTGGCGGTCGAGGTCGGCTTGCGCAGTGACTCCCGGGTCGTGGTTAGGCCTGTGGATGAGGAGCTAGGTGAGGGTGCTCAAGTGGTTACTCTCGGTCAGCACCTGATTGGTGAGCAGGCCGAGGTAGAAATAGTCGGTGAGCAGTTGGAGGCGCTGTGA
- the zipA gene encoding cell division protein ZipA, translating to MDPLRWTILGIGLLVLVAIYLVGRWREKRRRARESGSGSQGDPSSSSSKEGLKTKSSRWFAGGSPEQNKDKVFIDDLDAPYDHPPAPNYDTPFIDEDALQSIDDLLREDEQERGGSGVYADIERHQPASGSGRNQAGTDAHKRSVAGSAAEPTAQPSSGSSTVADTGVGPEGPWWQEDEPREDVQSAAPAASKPAPAESDKSQPARKGSDQKGSGQKGSGQKRPDQKQTDTAATELEQPQSAQTRAAPKDPKQPEANQSVSSQQAAASDVSDRQGVARGSASADEPVSPDSADRPVSAAEGGGQSHQEQRSEPPPLKLSPASQVEMNAYRTGSVPEAEKVVVVYVGAREGQRFNGPDIAAALESVRMVPGEHRIWHRRGRSEIGQFTIFSVASMVEPGYLDPEQTLPRLQTPGLAFFMQLPLPVDGEEALDTLLATAYHVSRHLDGTLLDSTRSTLSRQVAEHMREQLREHRRQLHIAMHKQ from the coding sequence ATGGATCCTTTACGCTGGACAATCCTTGGCATCGGTCTTTTGGTGCTGGTGGCCATTTATCTCGTCGGGCGGTGGCGGGAGAAGCGCCGTCGGGCCAGGGAGAGTGGCTCCGGAAGCCAAGGTGATCCGAGTAGCTCTAGTAGCAAAGAGGGTCTCAAGACTAAAAGCTCGCGCTGGTTTGCTGGCGGCTCGCCGGAACAGAATAAGGATAAGGTCTTTATCGATGATCTGGATGCCCCCTATGACCATCCGCCGGCGCCGAACTATGATACCCCCTTTATTGATGAGGATGCCCTGCAGAGTATCGATGATCTACTCAGAGAGGATGAGCAGGAGCGTGGTGGCTCCGGGGTTTATGCTGACATCGAGCGGCATCAGCCGGCTTCCGGAAGTGGCCGTAATCAAGCCGGTACAGATGCCCATAAACGCTCGGTTGCTGGATCCGCTGCTGAGCCCACTGCACAGCCGAGTAGTGGCAGCAGTACGGTCGCTGATACCGGAGTCGGCCCGGAGGGGCCCTGGTGGCAGGAAGATGAGCCCCGCGAAGATGTGCAATCGGCAGCTCCTGCAGCGTCAAAGCCCGCACCGGCGGAGTCCGATAAGAGTCAGCCCGCCCGGAAAGGATCCGACCAGAAAGGATCCGGCCAGAAAGGATCCGGCCAGAAACGGCCCGATCAAAAGCAAACCGATACAGCCGCTACAGAGCTTGAGCAGCCCCAATCGGCTCAAACCCGAGCTGCGCCAAAAGATCCAAAACAGCCTGAAGCCAATCAGTCCGTTTCCAGTCAGCAAGCTGCCGCGTCAGATGTGAGCGACAGACAGGGTGTTGCCAGAGGCTCTGCTAGCGCCGATGAGCCAGTGTCGCCAGATAGTGCTGACCGCCCGGTGAGCGCTGCTGAGGGTGGTGGCCAGAGCCATCAAGAGCAGCGCAGCGAGCCGCCGCCGCTGAAGCTCTCGCCGGCATCTCAGGTGGAGATGAATGCCTATCGCACCGGCAGCGTCCCCGAGGCCGAGAAGGTCGTAGTAGTCTATGTCGGGGCGCGGGAGGGGCAGCGCTTTAATGGCCCGGATATCGCGGCGGCCTTAGAGTCAGTGCGCATGGTGCCCGGTGAGCACCGCATCTGGCATCGGCGGGGGCGCAGCGAGATCGGGCAATTCACGATCTTTAGTGTGGCTAGCATGGTTGAGCCAGGATACCTTGATCCTGAGCAGACCTTGCCGCGCTTGCAGACTCCGGGGCTGGCCTTCTTTATGCAGTTACCGCTGCCGGTTGACGGTGAAGAGGCCCTTGATACCTTGCTGGCCACTGCCTACCATGTCTCGCGCCATCTCGATGGAACCTTACTCGATAGTACGCGGTCGACTTTAAGCCGTCAGGTTGCCGAGCACATGCGTGAGCAGCTGCGCGAGCATCGCCGTCAACTGCATATTGCCATGCATAAGCAATAA
- the queF gene encoding preQ(1) synthase: MTTDSSSLLETFTNPNPDRDYTIQMEIPEFTCLCPKTGQPDFATLKLEYIPDRLCVELKSLKLYVWSYRDTGAFHEAVTNRILNDLVTVTAPRYMKLTAEFNVRGGIWTTVVVEHPQGD, encoded by the coding sequence ATGACTACAGATAGCTCATCACTACTGGAAACCTTCACCAACCCCAATCCGGATCGGGATTACACCATTCAGATGGAGATCCCCGAGTTCACCTGCCTGTGCCCAAAGACCGGGCAGCCTGACTTCGCCACCTTGAAGCTGGAATACATCCCGGATAGGCTCTGTGTCGAGCTTAAATCCCTCAAGCTCTACGTCTGGTCTTACCGGGATACCGGGGCCTTCCACGAAGCGGTCACCAACCGTATACTCAACGATCTGGTAACGGTTACCGCTCCCCGCTACATGAAATTAACGGCTGAATTTAATGTGCGCGGCGGGATTTGGACAACAGTTGTAGTTGAGCACCCGCAGGGCGATTAA
- the smc gene encoding chromosome segregation protein SMC — MQLKRIKLAGFKSFVDPTPVPLPGRMVGVVGPNGCGKSNIIDAVRWVMGESSAKHLRGESMTDVIFNGSSERAPVSKASIELLFDNSDGAIGGKYSAFNEISVKRQVNREGQSQYLLNGTRCRRRDISEAFLGTGLRPRGYTIIEQGMISRVIESRPEELRVYLEEAAGISVYKERRRETERRIRDTRENLERLDDVRDEVYKQLEKLRRQAEVAEKYRRYRAEERQLRAELSLLRRRRLDQRIEALEQTLADLENQRQSAVAEQRHAENEIETLRDNLSQRNDELNKLQGQYYETGAQLASLEEKINSTRELRQRREQELEQTREALSELEGDSDQDQQRLSELREQLAELEPLLEATEEEEQAADAEQQQARRDLDAWRDRAESQRAEQQAAQRREEVERTRYEAAARRAEELAERITRLDSEQQGLDIQALEEEIGELEAQSEALEQDLESLQEQRDSAAGELEQLIAQRDAVAADLEQAREEVSDTRARLTSLETLQEAALGRDGGELREWLEQQGWGDAPRLAERLQVDSRWAQALEVVLAEMLQGVCVEHDEITSSELVEKALAGQGESRGQDQSTGPGVVLISCTGQHPPAHEDGPGSGYLLEHVSGAAVLRELLAGVRCADSLEQALGLRSELRAGESIVTPEGVWLGSDWLRTPATGQPESGVLEREQQMQQLRAELEAAEERLAELTEKLAAARDGVSQAQAQRDEKAAELGPLNRRQAELAARLEQRREQLERAEQRRAELADERQRLIAQQSSAQSECAEADQAAQKAAEEAAQTGAGLEELEVEREQLRDNLEQAAERLRSARERRHDLSMQRQQAQTALDSLSKQLDKAAEQRERLMKQRDELAAALAEEDSPVGELRAKRESLLEQRSQLESELQQLRRDSEELDRRLREQDRQRLEAEQRAESLREQLESQRLELGELRVHRSHEETALAELGEDEQAIEQRLPSDAEEVDISAWDDALEKTAERIRRLGSVNLAAIDECEQLEERRSYLDQQYTDLTEALETLESAIRRIDRETRSRFRETFEQVNQELGKLFPRLFGGGRAYLELTDDDLLSTGVVVLAQPPGKRITNIHMLSGGEKALTAVALVFAIFNLNPAPFCLLDEVDAPLDEANVGRFCDLVAEMSERVQFILITHNRTTMERVSHLLGVTMNEPGVSRLVAVDVKEAAEMAGA, encoded by the coding sequence ATGCAGCTCAAAAGGATCAAGCTAGCCGGTTTTAAGTCATTTGTAGACCCGACGCCTGTACCGTTACCCGGGCGTATGGTCGGCGTAGTAGGGCCCAATGGCTGCGGCAAGTCTAACATAATTGATGCGGTGCGCTGGGTTATGGGTGAGAGCTCGGCTAAGCACCTGCGTGGCGAGTCGATGACCGATGTCATATTCAACGGCTCGAGTGAGCGTGCGCCAGTCAGCAAGGCTAGCATTGAACTGCTGTTCGACAACAGCGATGGCGCTATAGGTGGCAAATACTCAGCATTCAATGAGATATCGGTAAAACGGCAGGTAAATCGCGAGGGTCAGTCGCAGTACCTGCTTAATGGGACGCGCTGTCGCCGCCGGGATATCAGTGAGGCCTTTCTTGGCACAGGGCTGCGTCCGCGCGGGTATACCATCATCGAGCAGGGGATGATCTCGCGGGTGATCGAGTCGCGCCCCGAGGAACTTCGTGTCTACCTCGAGGAGGCGGCTGGGATATCTGTCTATAAGGAGCGCCGGCGCGAAACCGAGCGCCGGATTAGGGATACACGCGAGAACCTAGAGCGCCTCGATGATGTTCGTGACGAGGTATATAAGCAGCTAGAGAAGTTGCGCCGCCAGGCCGAGGTGGCCGAGAAGTATCGCCGTTACCGCGCCGAGGAACGGCAGTTACGGGCTGAGCTATCGCTGCTGCGCCGGCGCCGTCTCGATCAGCGGATTGAGGCCCTGGAACAGACCCTAGCCGATCTTGAAAACCAGCGCCAGAGCGCGGTAGCCGAGCAGCGTCACGCCGAGAACGAGATAGAAACCCTGCGCGATAACCTTAGCCAGCGCAATGACGAGCTGAATAAACTGCAGGGGCAATACTATGAGACCGGTGCGCAGTTGGCCTCTTTGGAGGAGAAGATCAATAGTACCCGAGAGCTGCGCCAGCGCCGTGAGCAAGAGCTGGAGCAGACCCGAGAGGCACTGAGTGAGCTGGAGGGTGACAGTGATCAAGATCAACAGCGCCTGAGTGAGCTGCGCGAGCAGCTTGCCGAATTGGAGCCGCTGCTCGAGGCAACAGAGGAAGAAGAGCAAGCGGCGGATGCCGAGCAGCAGCAGGCGCGGCGGGATCTGGATGCTTGGCGTGATCGGGCAGAGTCGCAGCGTGCCGAGCAGCAAGCAGCTCAGCGGCGCGAAGAGGTCGAGCGGACCCGTTATGAGGCAGCAGCACGGCGGGCAGAGGAACTGGCCGAACGCATCACGCGGCTCGATAGTGAGCAGCAGGGGCTCGATATCCAGGCCCTGGAGGAGGAGATCGGTGAGCTGGAGGCGCAGTCTGAGGCGCTCGAGCAGGATTTGGAGTCGCTCCAGGAGCAGCGCGATAGTGCAGCTGGCGAATTAGAGCAACTGATTGCCCAGCGCGATGCCGTAGCCGCGGATTTAGAGCAGGCGCGCGAGGAGGTTAGCGATACCCGCGCCCGGTTGACCTCATTGGAGACCCTGCAGGAGGCTGCCTTAGGCAGAGACGGTGGCGAACTGCGCGAGTGGCTTGAGCAGCAGGGCTGGGGTGATGCCCCGCGCCTTGCCGAGCGGCTGCAGGTGGACAGCCGCTGGGCGCAGGCACTGGAGGTGGTGCTCGCTGAGATGCTGCAGGGGGTCTGTGTCGAGCACGATGAGATCACCTCAAGCGAGCTGGTAGAGAAGGCTTTAGCAGGTCAAGGCGAAAGTAGGGGGCAAGATCAAAGTACAGGACCGGGGGTTGTTTTGATAAGTTGCACGGGACAACACCCCCCGGCTCATGAGGACGGGCCCGGCTCGGGATATCTGCTCGAGCATGTCAGCGGTGCCGCGGTGCTGCGTGAGCTGCTCGCCGGGGTGCGCTGCGCGGACAGCCTGGAGCAGGCGCTGGGCCTGCGCTCTGAGTTGCGGGCAGGAGAGAGTATTGTTACCCCTGAGGGGGTATGGCTGGGTAGCGATTGGTTGCGCACACCTGCCACCGGTCAGCCTGAGAGCGGGGTCCTGGAGCGCGAACAGCAGATGCAGCAATTGCGGGCTGAGCTTGAGGCGGCTGAGGAGCGCCTTGCTGAGCTCACTGAAAAGCTCGCCGCGGCACGCGATGGTGTTAGTCAGGCGCAGGCCCAGCGCGATGAGAAGGCTGCCGAATTGGGGCCGCTCAATCGCCGTCAAGCCGAACTGGCAGCTCGTTTGGAGCAGCGCCGCGAGCAGCTTGAGCGAGCTGAGCAGCGCCGTGCTGAGCTGGCCGACGAGCGGCAGCGGCTGATCGCCCAGCAAAGCTCTGCCCAGAGCGAATGCGCTGAGGCCGATCAAGCTGCGCAAAAGGCAGCTGAGGAGGCGGCGCAGACCGGTGCCGGGCTTGAGGAGTTGGAGGTTGAGCGCGAACAGCTGCGGGATAATCTGGAACAGGCCGCCGAGCGCTTGCGCTCAGCGCGTGAGCGCCGTCATGATCTGTCCATGCAGCGCCAGCAGGCGCAGACCGCGCTGGATTCGTTAAGTAAACAGCTGGATAAGGCTGCCGAACAGCGCGAGCGACTGATGAAGCAGCGCGATGAACTCGCCGCGGCCCTAGCCGAGGAGGACAGTCCGGTTGGTGAACTGCGCGCTAAGCGCGAGTCCCTCCTTGAGCAGCGCAGTCAACTCGAGAGCGAATTGCAGCAGCTGCGCCGCGACAGTGAAGAGCTCGATAGGCGCCTACGCGAGCAGGATCGCCAGCGTCTGGAAGCTGAACAGCGCGCTGAGTCTTTGCGCGAGCAGCTTGAGTCGCAGCGCTTGGAGTTAGGCGAGTTGCGCGTCCATCGCAGCCACGAAGAGACTGCTCTGGCCGAACTGGGTGAGGATGAACAGGCCATCGAGCAGCGGTTGCCCAGTGACGCTGAAGAGGTAGACATCAGTGCCTGGGATGACGCCCTGGAGAAGACTGCGGAGCGTATTCGCCGTCTCGGTTCGGTTAATCTGGCGGCCATCGATGAGTGTGAGCAGCTCGAGGAGCGGCGCAGCTATCTCGATCAGCAGTACACTGATTTGACCGAGGCCCTTGAGACCCTTGAGAGCGCCATTCGCCGCATTGACCGGGAGACCCGTTCGCGTTTTCGTGAGACCTTTGAGCAGGTTAATCAAGAGTTGGGTAAGCTCTTCCCGCGCCTATTTGGTGGCGGGCGGGCCTACCTGGAGCTGACCGACGACGATTTACTCTCTACCGGGGTGGTAGTCCTTGCTCAACCGCCAGGCAAACGGATCACCAACATCCATATGTTGTCTGGTGGGGAGAAGGCATTGACCGCGGTGGCCTTGGTATTTGCTATATTTAACCTCAATCCGGCGCCATTTTGCCTGCTGGATGAGGTCGATGCGCCGCTTGATGAGGCCAATGTAGGGCGATTTTGCGATTTGGTGGCTGAAATGTCGGAGCGTGTGCAGTTTATCCTGATTACCCACAATCGTACTACCATGGAGCGGGTGTCGCACTTATTGGGTGTGACCATGAATGAGCCGGGGGTATCGCGGCTGGTTGCGGTCGATGTAAAAGAGGCTGCGGAGATGGCTGGTGCCTGA